Proteins from a single region of Macaca thibetana thibetana isolate TM-01 chromosome 4, ASM2454274v1, whole genome shotgun sequence:
- the LOC126953119 gene encoding olfactory receptor 2J3: protein MNDDGKVNASSEGYFILVGFSNWPHLEVVLFVVVLIFYLMTLIGNLFIIILSYLDSHLHTPMYFFLLNLSFLDLCYTTSSIPQLLVNLWGPEKTISYAGCMIQLYFVLALGTTECVLLVVMSYDRYAAVCRPLHYTVLMHPRFCHLLAVASWVSGFTNSALHSSFTFWIPLCGHHQVDHFFCEVPALLRLSCVDTHVNELTLMITSSVFVLIPLILILTSYGAIVQAVLRMQSTTGLQRVFGTCGAHLMVVSLFFIPAMCIYLQPPSENSQDQGKFIALFYTVVTPSLNPLIYTLRNKDVRGAVKRLMGWE from the coding sequence ATGAATGATGATGGAAAAGTCAATGCTAGCTCTGAGGGGTACTTTATTTTAGTTGGATTTTCTAACTGGCCTCATCTAGAAGTAGTTCTCTTCGTGGTTGTCTTGATCTTCTACTTGATGACACTGATAGGAAATCTGTTCATCATCATCCTGTCATACCTGGACTCCCATCTCCATACTCCCAtgtactttttccttttaaacctCTCATTTCTGGATCTCTGCTACACCACCAGCTCTATCCCTCAGTTGCTGGTTAATCTCTGGGGCCCAGAAAAAACCATCTCTTATGCTGGTTGCATGATTCAACTTTACTTTGTTCTTGCACTGGGAACCACAGAGTGTGTCCTACTGGTGGTGATGTCCTATGACCGTTACGCAGCTGTGTGTAGACCTTTGCATTACACTGTCCTCATGCATCCTCGTTTCTGCCACCTGCTGGCTGTGGCTTCTTGGGTAAGCGGTTTTACCAACTCAGCACTTcattcctccttcaccttctggaTACCCCTGTGTGGACACCACCAAGTAGATCACTTTTTCTGTGAAGTTCCAGCACTTCTGCGATTATCGTGTGTTGATACCCATGTCAATGAGCTGACCCTCATGATCACAAGCTCCGTTTTTGTTCTCATACCTCTCATCCTCATTCTCACTTCTTATGGTGCCATCGTCCAGGCTGTACTGAGGATGCAATCAACCACTGGGCTTCAGAGAGTGTTTGGAACATGTGGAGCCCACCTTATGGTTGTATCTCTCTTTTTCATTCCGGCCATGTGCATATATCTCCAGCCACCATCAGAAAATTCTCAAGATCAAGGCAAGTTCATTGCTCTCTTTTATACTGTTGTCACACCTAGTCTTAACCCTCTAATCTACACCCTCAGAAACAAAGATGTAAGAGGGGCAGTGAAGAGACTAATGGGGTGGGAGTGA
- the LOC126953122 gene encoding olfactory receptor 2J1 — protein MMMEKNASFEDFFILLGFSNWPHLEVVLFVVILIFYLITLIGNLFIIILSYLDSHLHTPMYFFLSNLSFLDLCYTTSSIPQLLDNLWGPEKTISYAGCMVQLYFVLALGTAECVLLVVMSYDRYAAVCRPLHYTVLMHPRFCRLLAVASWVSGFTTSALHSSFTFWIPLCGHHLVDHFFCEVPALLRLSCVDTHANELTLMVMSSIFVLIPLILILTSYGAIAWAVLSMQSTTGLQKVFGTCGAHLMVVSLFFIPVMCIYLQPPSENSPDQGKFIALFYTVVTPSLNPLIYTLRNKDVRGAVKRLMG, from the coding sequence atgatGATGGAAAAAAATGCAAGTTTTGAAGACTTCTTTATTCTACTTGGATTTTCTAACTGGCCTCATCTGGAAGTAGTTCTCTTTGTGGTTATCTTGATCTTCTACTTGATAACACTGATAGGAAACCTGTTCATCATCATCCTATCATACCTGGACTCCCATCTCCACACTCCCATGTACTTCTTCCTTTCAAACCTCTCATTTCTGGATCTCTGCTACACCACCAGCTCTATCCCTCAGTTGCTGGACAATCTCTGGGGCCCGGAAAAGACCATCTCTTATGCTGGTTGCATGGTTCAACTTTACTTTGTTCTTGCACTGGGAACCGCAGAGTGTGTCCTACTGGTGGTGATGTCCTATGACCGTTATGCAGCTGTGTGTAGACCTTTGCATTACACTGTCCTCATGCACCCTCGTTTCTGCCGCTTGTTGGCTGTGGCTTCTTGGGTAAGTGGTTTTACTACCTCAGCACTTCATTCCTCCTTTACTTTCTGGATACCCCTATGTGGACATCACCTAGTGGATCACTTCTTCTGTGAAGTTCCAGCACTTCTGCGATTATCATGTGTTGATACCCATGCAAATGAGCTGACCCTCATGGTCATGAGCTCCATTTTTGTTCTTATACCTCTCATCCTCATTCTCACTTCCTATGGTGCCATTGCCTGGGCTGTACTGAGCATGCAATCAACCACCGGGCTTCAGAAAGTGTTTGGAACATGTGGAGCCCATCTTATGGTTGTATCTCTCTTTTTCATTCCAGTCATGTGCATATATCTCCAGCCACCATCAGAAAATTCTCCTGATCAAGGCAAGTTCATTGCCCTCTTTTATACTGTTGTCACACCTAGTCTTAACCCTCTAATCTACACTCTCAGAAACAAGGATGTAAGAGGGGCAGTGAAGAGGCTAATGGGGTAG
- the LOC126953137 gene encoding homeobox protein notochord-like — translation MPSPRPRGSPPPAPSGARVRSPRSGRPPAPRFPTGPNTPRAPRRFESPFSVEAILARPDPCTPAASQPSGSACAHPAFWTAPFRCAAPGLPWACPASWLPAYLSVGLYPVPGPRMAPVCGLRGFGVTGLELAHCSGLWAFPDWAPTEDLRDTERQQERVRTMFNLEQLQELEKVFAKQHNLVGKKRAQLAARLRLTENQVRVWFQNRRVKYQKQQKLRAAVTSAEAASLDEPSSSSNASIQSDDAESGVDG, via the coding sequence atgcccagccccaggccGCGAGGCAGCCCGCCGCCCGCTCCCTCGGGCGCTCGGGTCCGGTCTCCGCGCTCGGGCCGCCCTCCGGCGCCTAGATTCCCCACCGGCCCGAACACGCCCCGCGCTCCCAGACGCTTCGAGTCCCCCTTCTCTGTCGAGGCCATCCTGGCGAGGCCCGACCCCTGCACGCCGGCGGCCTCCCAGCCGTCGGGCTCCGCCTGCGCCCACCCGGCCTTCTGGACCGCTCCTTTCCGGTGCGCCGCCCCGGGCCTGCCCTGGGCGTGCCCGGCATCGTGGTTGCCCGCCTACCTGAGCGTGGGTCTCTACCCTGTGCCAGGGCCGCGCATGGCTCCCGTCTGCGGCCTGCGGGGCTTCGGCGTCACAGGGTTGGAGCTGGCTCATTGCTCAGGACTCTGGGCCTTCCCAGACTGGGCCCCAACGGAGGACCTAAGGGACActgagagacagcaagagagagtCCGAACTATGTTTAACTTGGAGCAGCTGCAAGAGTTGGAGAAAGTGTTTGCAAAACAGCACAATCTGGTGGGGAAGAAGAGAGCCCAGCTGGCAGCTCGGCTCAGACTTACAGAGAACCAGGTGAGAGTCTGGTTCCAGAACCGCAGGGTCAAGTATCAGAAGCAGCAAAAGCTGAGGGCAGCGGTTACATCTGCCGAGGCTGCCTCCCTGGATGAGCCTTCCAGCAGCTCCAACGCCAGTATCCAAAGTGATGATGCCGAGTCAGGAGTAGACGGCTGA